ACCATCACAATTCCGCCATTCCAATAGCTTCGGGCGATTATCTTCAGCTGGACGTATCTGATGCCAGGGATTTTCGGTTTGCCATTCATTATCCTCTAGTGTACCAGCTTTTAACATACGATAAATATCCTCAATCAGTTTGTCGGACTGCCCATCAATAGTTCCTTTGCCTGTAATGGATATATTTTTCTGACCATCAGCAACCAGCAAGGCGGAAGCTTTTTTAGGACCATACTCACTACGACGGGATGTTCCTAACAAAACAGCATTTTCAGCCAAATATAATCCCACATTGGATTTCATATGTAATACTCCCGTTACAAATCGACCGGCAGGAATTAGAACTCTCCCTCCACCTGCTGCACTTGCCTCATCAATTGCTTTCTGAATAGCTTGTGTATTATGAGTTTCGCCATCTGGCTTTGCACCATAGGTAGTAATAGTAAAGACTTTCTGTTGACCAATAACAGAAAAGGTACTTATCAGACAACCAATAAAAAGAATAGCATTTTTCATGAACTTGAAGAGTTAAATACGGAAGCTAAATTTCTTCAGATAGCTTGATTTCTATTTTGTTAATTCTGTAGTATACACAATGTTCCCTTCATGGTTAATGACCTGCACATATAGCTTTTTATCCGTAACAGAGAAGGCCATAAAGCCATACTCAGACAGCGCCAACTTGCTGATAGGCAGAGTCCCGATTTCTGTCTTTTCGGATGCAGATCCTGATACAAAATAATGAGTCTTGCCTTCTGGCAATAAATGTTGCAGATCATGATCATGCCCACAGAGATAGGCGTCTACTTTGTATTTGTCCAATACGGATTTTAGAGAAGCTCTTACAGCTCGTGTGTCATAGCTTTCTCTACGTTTTTGGGTGGCAGTAAATAAGGGATGATGCCCTACCACAATCTTCCACTTGATAGTAGGAGAGTTATTAGCTAACACACCTTCCAACCAACGTTTCTGTGCTGTACTATCCTGTCCAATGGTGGCATTGCTATATTCTCCTTTATAAAACTGTGGTATCAATGGATTGGTATCAATAAAGGCAATCAATACCTGTTTAGTAGTGTCACCATGGATTGAAAAGATCTTGGAATAATAGCGGGCGGGCATCTTCCAGCGACGGCTGATTTTTGAATAGGCAACCTGCGCATCTGGATTAGACTTATAATCATGATTTCCTAACACCGGATACCAGTCCCATTGTAGCGAAAAATCAGTATAGATATCCTCAAAGGAATATTTCCAGAGGGGATCATGCTCACTAATGACTCCACTGGGATAAAAATTATCTCCGGTTGCTATAATGAAATCTGTTGAGAGTGTTTTGGCGGCTTTGCCCATTTGTGTGGCAACAGGTTTTTGATGATCCTCTCCATTACGGCCCCAGTCGCCCATAACCAGAAAGTTAAGTGCATCTGGATGTTTGGTTAATTCTTTTTTCTGTGCCTGTACAAGTTGAAAGCTCAGGAGGGAGATGAATAAGGCACTAATTACTTTTTTCATAAATTGGATGGCTTGTTATATATAAATCAGAAAAAACATAATAATAAGCCCAGAAGATGGACTACTACAAAAACAGAGAACTATTGAATCTTTAGAGATTCGGCCTCTGAAAAGGAAGATTTCACTTCTGTTAGTACTGGTTTGGCCACTTTATTCAAAATCCAAACCGGTTTTGTTGTAGCATTGCCAGACTCTACTCCTGAAAGTTTTAATCCTTTAATATCATCAAAGACACAAGCAGGCCGAAAATCTTCTTTTACCAATGATAGTTTTACATTTGAAAATTCAATCCCTTCAGCATGTCGCACATAAAAGCCCCAGGCAGGCAGTTCTCCAAACATAGAGAACTCCGGATAATTAGGTATTTGCTCCGGAACCAGATGAAGTGAATCTGTTGAAACAAACGCTTTGGTTTTAGAGGCTCCTCCTCCATACACAATCTCAATATTTTCCAGTTGTACATTTTGAACAGGATGTCCGGGTAATCCGGTAATGGAAGAGGGGATTAGATTATGTGGAGGCACCTTCGGAAGAGGTCCTTCTACAGGGTAGCCTGCATCAGGTTTACTGGCAGGAATTTCAGCCCTTACATCCTGAATAAGTACATCCCGTAAGATACCATATTGATTTCCTGTATTACGATGCCCCAAACGAATAAAAATTGCATTGCCTGTGTGAGTAGCCCGAACATGTTTAATCCTGACCTTTTCAATGATTGCGCCATCTACTGTCTCCAAGGCAATAGCCGAACGATATGTATCATATACTGTCAGATTCTCAACTACAATATTCCGAAAAGCGCCCATTGAACCGGTTCCAATCTTAAAAGCATTAGCACTAGACCGAATCGTACAGTTCTTGATTGTTATATTTTCACATACTCCTTCTTTGTCTTCTGATTTCAAACAAATACCATCATCGGCTGAATTAATAAAGCAATCTTTAATGGTAACATTCTTTGTATCGACAATATCAATACCATCATTGTTCCAGTAAGCAACACTTTCCACCCGAATATGATCAATAGTTACATCTTCACAATTCTGGTAGTTCTGTACCCATCCAGAGGCGTCTTTAAAAGTAATACCTGAAACACGGATATTTTTTGATTTCTCTAACCCAAGTATCATCGGACGATTAGCTTCTGTAGGACGCTTGATTCTCCACTCCGGATCCTGAATTAGATTCTTATTCAGTAATTCGTATAGATTTACCACCAATTCTCTTCCCTGCCCATCTATGGTTCCTTGGCCAGTGATTGACACATTGGTAAGATTAAAGCCTGTTAGTAAGGCCAGTTTTCCTTCTCCTTTGGTATAATCCAACCGATTGGTACTTCCTAACAAAACTGCCCCTTCTTCCAGATGGAGTTCTACATTAGAACGCAGATACAGTCCTCCTGTCAGGAAATACCCAGCAGGAATGATCACCTTCCCTCCTTTTTTAGAGATATCATCAATAGCTTTCTGGATTGCAGAAGTATTATTGCTCCTACCATCCGGTTTAGCTCCATAGGAAGTAATAGTAATTACTGTTTGCTGACAAATACCTATGATACTATGTATAATGCAAATACAAAGCAGAATTGCTTTTTTCATGGCTGCTCAATTAAAATTCAACTACAATCTAACTCTATTTTAAATTGCATAAGCAGCCTGTACCTTCTTCCAATACTTCTTATATAGTTGTCGGGCTACATCCACTGACACACCCACAGGTTTATCCGCAAAGGCTTTTTGTTCAGTAACCCACTCCCATTCCCATTTTTTAATTTCCTTTTCAAAAGCAGCTAAGTCTATTTCCTTTCCGGAAACTAACGCTTCATTCACTCGCTGGAAAAACTGTTGCCATCTGGGTTTATAAAAATCACTTAGCAACCCATTCCACTGACGATTGGAATATTCATGTAATGGACTGTTTTCATCTCCCCATAGAGTTACCAGATCACGGGCATTCTGTTCATACAAAGCTTTTTCTTCTGCTGTGGTGCCACAACTACGCGCTTCAGCAATCCATTTTCCCAACAGAAAATCTTTTCGTGTTCCCAGCAACTTATTCATATCATCAATCAACTCAATAAACTCTTTGCTATATTTCTGAAAATCCGCCTGATTCTTTTGTTTGTAAGCCTGTACCCATTTTTTCTGTAGAGGCAGGGCATAATTAGCCAGCACCTGTCGCGTGACATCCACCAGATCATACTGGAATCCATCACTGGACTTGCATGTGTTGATCGCCTGAACCAGATGTTGCCAGGCTGGTAAAAGTTCAACAGGAGGATAATTCAGTTTAGTGCGTGTCCATACTGTGGTTGAATCAAAGGTAGGTCGTCCTGTTACAATTGATTCAGCTCCATCCCGAATGGCTTTGCCATTGTAGACAGTTGTTTTCAAAATCTGCCAGGCTGCTAAAGTATGTTCATTGGTATTACCATAACGATTTCGGATATAATCAGGCAACCATTTATCCAGATTAATAGGTTGATCTCTCCAGGTGTTGGCCATCATCAGTTCATATAAAACAGGATTCTGCTCAATAGCTTCCATAGTGAGTCCAATTCCTTTCAAATTGCCACTTTTCGGATCATGCAATGCCTCGGCGGGACCTTTTGCAGCCCCTTCTATCCGTCCAAACAGATTGACATTACCCCCAAAATTATTTAGCATATTCCAGATCCAGGGTTTGCCATAAAATGCCTCAGTACTTTTCCATACAGGTTCTATTTCTGTGGCCAGATCCAGCACAATCATATGGTCATTGGGGACGGCATCCAGTAAAGCTTTGATTTGTGGAGCTTTCCAGAATTTGCGATCACTGTAGAATAACCATCCCTGCATAACCCATACAGCTTGTGGATCTGCTTGTCGCATTCCTTCATATACACGCGCACTCAGCTTAGACAAAAATTCAGGCTCATCAGAGGGTGGCTCGTTTTCGTTGAAGGTATCTGCGGAATACAAGTGATCTGTACCAAATAAAGTAGTTTGTTTCTGTAGAAACTTCTTACCAATCTCAGCAAACATAGGATCTTCCGAGTCCAATATATAGGTATCTGCAAACCCATTGGTCCAGTTGGTAGCTTTCAGTTTAGCATGAGGAAAGCGATGACGAAAGGCAGCAGGAACGTGCCCTGTAAATGCAGGCAGTACAGGTTTCATTCCTAATTCACGTTCACGAGCAACAATCTTTTGCTGCAATTCTTTGTGGCTTTGCATCCAGCTTACAGGAAGTGGACCACCCCATGCATCCAGGTTTCCCATCCAGAACCAGGAGAAATATGACGGGCCACTAAAGAATGCTTGTAAATCCTGATCCGTAAATCCCATTTCCTTATATACTTCATACCATGTATATTCTTCTCCGGTAATTGCCAGAGGCATATTGATCCCATGCAATGCCATCCAGTCTATCTCTTTTTGCCAGCGTTCCCAATCCCACCAGCTCATGCTGTAGTTGAAGGTACAGTAGTTCAGATAATAACGGTAATGATAGGGTGTATTCTTGTGAACCTTTTCAGGTACAACAGGCAGAGAAGCAGGTAGTTTTAAATTTGTTCCATTCCATGTAATCTGGCAATGGGCATATTCTGTCAGATAGTAATATAAAGCAGATCCTATTGCCACTCCGGTACTTCCTCTAAGAATAATTTTACCATTCTTACTTTCTATTTCAAATGCATCTTTTCCTTTTTCAGGAGCTAATGCTTCCACCTGAAAGTACTGAGATTCATTGGGTAATATTCTTTTTACAAAAGCTTCAGAGGCTTGTACATTGAGCTGAGCCATCACATAGGATGTAAAAAACAGATGGATAGCTCCTACTAGTAGAATTCGCTTAAAATACATGTATACGCAAAAATTTATGTAGAATATTCGTTGTTCAATCTGATACTTAGTGGTTCTTTTTATACTTTTAAGAACCACTTTTGCTGATATAAAAAGTATAGGAACCCTAGTTGTACAGCGACAATTCCAGCGGCCAGCCATACTGGCTGCCAGGCTGCCTCTGCAAACTTAATCAACCCTCCAAAAAGAAAAACAGTAGTATGTTCAAAATCAATAACTCCATGTGAGGCCATATATATAGTAATCGAATTCATTCCTATCCATACCAGAGGCATAGACCATTTCTGAAATCCGGCAACATCAATAATCAGATAAAAAGTAGAAAGAAACAGCAGGCTCCAGCCACAGGTAAGCAACACAAATGAACTGGTCCACATATTTTTATTAATGGGAAAATCCAAATGCCAGATCCAGGCAATACCAATAAGTAAAAGCCCTACTGGAATCATAAGAAATCCTTTTTTGAGGGGTGTCCATCCAATAGACGACCACCGTAGAAATTGGCCTGTAAAAATTCCCATCAGGGCATTAGCAATAGCAGGAATGGTAGATAGAAATCCTTCAGGGTCGTAAACTTTCCGATGCAGTTTACCTGGCAACAATATACGATCTATATATGCCTCCATATTTCCTTCGGGAGTAAGAACACCTGCACCAAATCCTGGAACAGGAATAAACTTCATAACAACCCAATAACCAATCAATAATCCTGCAAACCACAGCAGTTGCCCTCTGAGATTACAGTAAAGAAAAATAAGTCCGGCAAAAAAACACGATAAGGCGATACGTCCAAGTACACTGGCAAACCGGGTGTTGTCATATCCTTGCCACTTCAGCAATCCGTTGACAACCATTCCCAAAATGATCAGGATGAGTGTACGCTTTAGAAGATGCCACAAAATCTTTTGTCGAATAGCTGATTTGTTCTCAGCAGAACTTCCTTCCAGCTGTTTTCCCATGGAATAAGGCATAGAAACCCCAGCTATAAAAATAAAAAGAGGAAATATCAGATCATAAAACGTAAATCCATTCCAATCTGAATGATGTAGTTGGTCGGACATCCAGTCAATCAGTGAATTGTCAGATGCACTGGCCCAGGAATGAATTAACCCTTCTCCACTAATAATCCAGAACATATCAAATCCTCTGAGAGCATCCAGAGACTGTAATCGTTTTAGGTGTGGTTTCTGATTTGTATGCATATTGGCAAGAAGATCGCCTATCTATAAAAAACTCTCTGACAAATAAGACATTCTGCCAGAGAGTTGTACCAGGTTGCTTTAATTAACTTTTAAAATTTTAATGTAGATGGCAAGTACTTAGCTACCAAATCTTCATAGTAAGGTCTGAGTGCTTTGGCATCAGGAGGTACAGGAACTTTTGAGTACAGATCGTAGGGATTGAATTTATTTACCCATTCAAACATTTTATGGTCATGCTCTGTCATCAGATGGGAATAGGCATTTTCGCGATGTTGTGAGTAGAATGAGTGATAACGAATCATATACAAGGCAGGTTCTGGCAAATAGTCTTTCATCATCTGATACAGGTATTCATCGTGCCCCCATGACATACGCACATTATCTAATCCACAGTTAGGTTCGTAAATGCCATATTTTGTATTATAGCGTTCATCTGTAGAATCAGGATTTGCAGCAAAAAACTCAGGATAAACGATCTTGTCTGAATGCTGGCATCCAACAGGGAAAGTATCTCCTACTACCGCCCACTGAGGTTCTCCAAACAGACACAACACTTTACCCATATCATGCATAAATCCAGTCAATACAAACCAGTCCGGATGGCCATCAGCCCGAATGGCTTCTGAAGTTTGGAGCAAGTGCTGTAACTGATCCAGGCTGGTATCCGGGTCAGAGTCATCTACCAGTGTATTCAGAAAATCTACCGCTTCCCATAATGACATTTCCCGCTTATCAAATTTCAGAAAATCAGCTCTCTTCTCCTTTACAAAATCATAGGTTTGATAGGTATGGTTAAGTCGGTAAAACTCACGCACAGTATCTACCCGTTCAGAATCAACATAATTTCGATACTCTTCTTTAGTCTTTACAGACTCATCCGGATCAGGATAACGCTTTAACAAATCGTCTTCCCATTCTTCCATACTGGATAATGGAGATACTTCCTTTTCTGTGAATTTCTGGTTCATAGGGTTATAATAATTGAGAGTTAAGGGATTAGTACAAACTTTTAAGAATACTTACAAGTTAACTACTCAGAAACCAAATAATCAACCCGGTATCAGATTTATAAGCTCTTCCTGGCAAACATTTTACTGATTTATCAGGAAGAGCTTATAATATATTAATAACCTGGATTTTGAACTAATTTTGGATTTAAAACAATTGCAGAAACTGGAATAGGGAAAATCCGCCGATAAGTATCCGCATTAGTCTTGAATCCCCAAGAATCTTCGTATTTCCCAAAGCGAATCATATCATTGCGATGCCAAGCTTCATAGGCAAATTCACGACTTCTTTCTTCATACAAATCATCCAACGTTACAGCAGTCCAAGGGCTGGAAGTAGTTCTGTTTGCACGTACCTGATTTACTAATGAAAGAGCAGTATGTCCCGATGTTGGCGCACCTCCACGAAGTATAGCTTCTGCTTTCATTAAAAGAATATCAGAGTAACGAAACACAGGCATATCATTATTTTGATTCCGGTTAGCAGATGAAGCATCTGGATAGAATTTAATATTTCGATAACCCATATTCCAGGCAATCTCATCATTTCCCAAATCAAAGTTTACAACACTGCGTCTTAATACAATTTCAGGACTCAATTCTACCTGATACGTATAACTGGCATCTCCATCAGTACCTGCATATGTTTCATCATATCCTTTTTTGGTTGTCGTAACTGTTAGTGGAGTACCATCAGTATTATATTGCTTTCCTGTTAGCCATTGACCATTACGTACATCATTTTCATCATTGAAGTGAGCGTAAAATTCAGGCAAAGTACTCTCTGGTGCACTTGGAGTAAACGGTAATTTGAATTTTGCTCTCATTGAACGTGGTACATCATAACGGGCACGATACATATAGCCATTTGTATTTGCAAGAGGTGCAGCTGTAGGATCATATGGTATAGCAAAAATGAATTCTTTCATCTGAGGACCATTCGTTGGATAAAACATTTGCAGATACGAACTCATAGACTCTATGCCATACTTACCAGAGCTGATGATTTTATCACAAGCTGCAATACATTCGTCATTACGTTTTGTTCCGGTATAAACTTCTGCATTCAGGTACATCTTTGCCAACAGCGCATACGCCATCCATTTATTACATCTTCCGTACATCAATGTACCAGTTTCTTCACTCAGAAAAGGTAATGCAGCATTTACTTCTGATTCAATAAAGTTGAATACTTCTGTTCGGGAAGAATTAGCACGAGGTTCAAAGTCCCCATACGCAGTATCAATAGGAACATTTCCATATAAGTCTACCATCATAAAATAGGCAAGTGCTCTTACCATTTTGAGTTCCGCAAGTTTCGATGACTTGGAAGAAGACGTAGCTGGAATATTTTCCCCTAGAATGGCTAGTGCCTGATTAGTAGTCCCAATCACTCTGGATAACCAACTCCAGCTACTGGATGGCCAGCCTGTATCAGTTGTCCAGGTATGATAGTGCATTCTAAGATATCCCTGGTTATCATACCAGTTACCGCCTCTGGCAGGTAATATTGCCTCGTCGGTACTTAACGTCTGAGTGAACCAGTAATCTAGTGCATAATTACCTCTTAAAGCTGCATATGCAGGCCCTGAAGCTTGAATAAATTGAATTGAATCCTGAGGGAATACATCTGGGGTTAACTCTGATGTAACAGGCACATCCAGCATATGACATGCTGTCATGAAGTAGAATAACAGAATTAAAAAAGATATATAGAGAGAACTTTTTTTCATAATGGTTTCTTTAAATAAAATCCAGAATAGATTAGAATGTCACATTAGCTCCTAACAAAAATGTCCGGGTTTTTGGATAGAAGTTATTTGAATCTACACCCGGCGCAATACCACCTTGATTAATCTCCGGATCAATACCTTTGTAATTTGTGATGACAAAAGCATTGTTAACTGAAGTATAAATACGTAAGGACTTTACATATTGCCCCAGTTTTTTGAAATTGTAGCCCAGAGTTGCATTATCTAATCGCAAATAGCTTCCATCTTCAATAAAGCGGGTTGAATATCTGTACGCATTCACATCATTTGCTGACTCATTTGCCGCTTCTTTCAGAATATTGGTAAATTCAGCAGTGTTTGGTCTGAATAAATCAGCTCGGGTCACGTTAAAAATCTTATTACCAAATGCACCTCTGAAGAAAACATTCAGATCAAAGTTCTTATAACTAAAAGAGTTA
The DNA window shown above is from Xanthocytophaga agilis and carries:
- a CDS encoding tartrate-resistant acid phosphatase type 5 family protein gives rise to the protein MKKVISALFISLLSFQLVQAQKKELTKHPDALNFLVMGDWGRNGEDHQKPVATQMGKAAKTLSTDFIIATGDNFYPSGVISEHDPLWKYSFEDIYTDFSLQWDWYPVLGNHDYKSNPDAQVAYSKISRRWKMPARYYSKIFSIHGDTTKQVLIAFIDTNPLIPQFYKGEYSNATIGQDSTAQKRWLEGVLANNSPTIKWKIVVGHHPLFTATQKRRESYDTRAVRASLKSVLDKYKVDAYLCGHDHDLQHLLPEGKTHYFVSGSASEKTEIGTLPISKLALSEYGFMAFSVTDKKLYVQVINHEGNIVYTTELTK
- a CDS encoding glycoside hydrolase family 28 protein, which codes for MKKAILLCICIIHSIIGICQQTVITITSYGAKPDGRSNNTSAIQKAIDDISKKGGKVIIPAGYFLTGGLYLRSNVELHLEEGAVLLGSTNRLDYTKGEGKLALLTGFNLTNVSITGQGTIDGQGRELVVNLYELLNKNLIQDPEWRIKRPTEANRPMILGLEKSKNIRVSGITFKDASGWVQNYQNCEDVTIDHIRVESVAYWNNDGIDIVDTKNVTIKDCFINSADDGICLKSEDKEGVCENITIKNCTIRSSANAFKIGTGSMGAFRNIVVENLTVYDTYRSAIALETVDGAIIEKVRIKHVRATHTGNAIFIRLGHRNTGNQYGILRDVLIQDVRAEIPASKPDAGYPVEGPLPKVPPHNLIPSSITGLPGHPVQNVQLENIEIVYGGGASKTKAFVSTDSLHLVPEQIPNYPEFSMFGELPAWGFYVRHAEGIEFSNVKLSLVKEDFRPACVFDDIKGLKLSGVESGNATTKPVWILNKVAKPVLTEVKSSFSEAESLKIQ
- a CDS encoding alpha-N-acetylglucosaminidase — protein: MYFKRILLVGAIHLFFTSYVMAQLNVQASEAFVKRILPNESQYFQVEALAPEKGKDAFEIESKNGKIILRGSTGVAIGSALYYYLTEYAHCQITWNGTNLKLPASLPVVPEKVHKNTPYHYRYYLNYCTFNYSMSWWDWERWQKEIDWMALHGINMPLAITGEEYTWYEVYKEMGFTDQDLQAFFSGPSYFSWFWMGNLDAWGGPLPVSWMQSHKELQQKIVARERELGMKPVLPAFTGHVPAAFRHRFPHAKLKATNWTNGFADTYILDSEDPMFAEIGKKFLQKQTTLFGTDHLYSADTFNENEPPSDEPEFLSKLSARVYEGMRQADPQAVWVMQGWLFYSDRKFWKAPQIKALLDAVPNDHMIVLDLATEIEPVWKSTEAFYGKPWIWNMLNNFGGNVNLFGRIEGAAKGPAEALHDPKSGNLKGIGLTMEAIEQNPVLYELMMANTWRDQPINLDKWLPDYIRNRYGNTNEHTLAAWQILKTTVYNGKAIRDGAESIVTGRPTFDSTTVWTRTKLNYPPVELLPAWQHLVQAINTCKSSDGFQYDLVDVTRQVLANYALPLQKKWVQAYKQKNQADFQKYSKEFIELIDDMNKLLGTRKDFLLGKWIAEARSCGTTAEEKALYEQNARDLVTLWGDENSPLHEYSNRQWNGLLSDFYKPRWQQFFQRVNEALVSGKEIDLAAFEKEIKKWEWEWVTEQKAFADKPVGVSVDVARQLYKKYWKKVQAAYAI
- a CDS encoding DUF5009 domain-containing protein, whose amino-acid sequence is MHTNQKPHLKRLQSLDALRGFDMFWIISGEGLIHSWASASDNSLIDWMSDQLHHSDWNGFTFYDLIFPLFIFIAGVSMPYSMGKQLEGSSAENKSAIRQKILWHLLKRTLILIILGMVVNGLLKWQGYDNTRFASVLGRIALSCFFAGLIFLYCNLRGQLLWFAGLLIGYWVVMKFIPVPGFGAGVLTPEGNMEAYIDRILLPGKLHRKVYDPEGFLSTIPAIANALMGIFTGQFLRWSSIGWTPLKKGFLMIPVGLLLIGIAWIWHLDFPINKNMWTSSFVLLTCGWSLLFLSTFYLIIDVAGFQKWSMPLVWIGMNSITIYMASHGVIDFEHTTVFLFGGLIKFAEAAWQPVWLAAGIVAVQLGFLYFLYQQKWFLKV
- a CDS encoding inositol oxygenase family protein; translation: MNQKFTEKEVSPLSSMEEWEDDLLKRYPDPDESVKTKEEYRNYVDSERVDTVREFYRLNHTYQTYDFVKEKRADFLKFDKREMSLWEAVDFLNTLVDDSDPDTSLDQLQHLLQTSEAIRADGHPDWFVLTGFMHDMGKVLCLFGEPQWAVVGDTFPVGCQHSDKIVYPEFFAANPDSTDERYNTKYGIYEPNCGLDNVRMSWGHDEYLYQMMKDYLPEPALYMIRYHSFYSQHRENAYSHLMTEHDHKMFEWVNKFNPYDLYSKVPVPPDAKALRPYYEDLVAKYLPSTLKF
- a CDS encoding RagB/SusD family nutrient uptake outer membrane protein; translation: MTACHMLDVPVTSELTPDVFPQDSIQFIQASGPAYAALRGNYALDYWFTQTLSTDEAILPARGGNWYDNQGYLRMHYHTWTTDTGWPSSSWSWLSRVIGTTNQALAILGENIPATSSSKSSKLAELKMVRALAYFMMVDLYGNVPIDTAYGDFEPRANSSRTEVFNFIESEVNAALPFLSEETGTLMYGRCNKWMAYALLAKMYLNAEVYTGTKRNDECIAACDKIISSGKYGIESMSSYLQMFYPTNGPQMKEFIFAIPYDPTAAPLANTNGYMYRARYDVPRSMRAKFKLPFTPSAPESTLPEFYAHFNDENDVRNGQWLTGKQYNTDGTPLTVTTTKKGYDETYAGTDGDASYTYQVELSPEIVLRRSVVNFDLGNDEIAWNMGYRNIKFYPDASSANRNQNNDMPVFRYSDILLMKAEAILRGGAPTSGHTALSLVNQVRANRTTSSPWTAVTLDDLYEERSREFAYEAWHRNDMIRFGKYEDSWGFKTNADTYRRIFPIPVSAIVLNPKLVQNPGY